The following coding sequences lie in one Phaeodactylum tricornutum CCAP 1055/1 chromosome 12, whole genome shotgun sequence genomic window:
- a CDS encoding predicted protein, translating to MEPLELLAQERLPRRDFNRKRVPYRDAYVLTPKKKEPNGYLYRICATQPYLVVIVSTPAPPLPPISSPIHSHLHPWINPPTRPPTSMPPSILSDASGDAFNSPEQFVVVVNPYSTGCLIAKEMHKRGYVLIVVWTKGFSADMKTHIPMSAGPMEYYAEIDEQDNLDDTAALVRKTANEQGIAACLAGGEAGVDLADALSEHLNLLTNGTTIPNRRDKKIQQELIRQVGLRSVRQAGGDQFSDVEDFLRTEPYPLVLKPIESAGSDGVKLCENFPQAKDHFELLMKSQMVNGGSCPAVLCQEFLRGKEYVVDHVSRNGVHKTVMVWVYDKRPANGSAFVYFGCVPVDSNSPEALIVIPYIRGVLDAMGVQNGPSHGEVMMTEDGPCLIEMNCRAHGGDGNWRPLCRALTGGYSQVEATADAYLDAFQFNRLPDKPPSPFKASGQEIILVSYSQGTVQSCPGYDVIKSLPSFVCLETGVKPGSEIDYTVDLFTGIGSVILMHKDPAVLDRDIDFVRYMETINGLFVYETKLENLKRPRGEAVTEKGHRRVFSAEGPGLIRHMSNDRPELRNPLVKRMTTVDASREVVVIIDPYSTGCCIAEEIIKRGFNVIALWTEGFSEEMKKHVPLSVGNVTYFKEVNQAETLEKTEAVVRKAAELFRIVACIAGGEAGVDLADALSEQLKVRTNGTGIPNKRDKKLQQELVKKVGLRSVRQAGSDKFADVEPFLRREPYPVVLKPVESAGSDGVKLCHNYDEAKQHFGVLMKSQMVNGGDCPAVLCQEFLRGKEYVVDHVSRDGKHKTVMVWVYDKRPANGSAFVYFGCVPVDSDSPEARLLIPYVRRVLDALQIKNGPSHGEVMMTNNGPCLVEMNCRAHGGDGNWRPLCRALNGGYSQVESTVDSYLDSRQFMITPEKPPSPFKAHGQEAILVSFSRGVVKATPGFEEIQKLESFVYLETGVRVGTFVDYTVDLFTGIGSVIVMHQDEDVLERDVRRIRQLESENLLFEYETGKVVFSSPSNIHDTGSVTVASANRPDLY from the exons ATGGAACCGTTAGAATTGTTGGCCCAGGAGCGTCTTCCAAGACGTGACTTCAACCGGAAACGGGTCCCGTACCGGGACGCGTACGTGTTG ACCCCCAAAAAAAAAGAACCGAACGGGTATCTCTACCGGATTTGTGCTACCCAACCGTACCTCGTGGTGATTGTCTCCACTCCAGcaccaccactaccacccATTTCCTC TCCCATACATTCCCACCTACATCCTTGGATTAACCCACCCACACGTCCACCGACCAGCATGCCACCGTCCATTCTATCGGACGCCTCGGGCGATGCCTTTAATTCACCCGAACAATTCGTCGTGGTGGTCAATCCCTACTCGACGGGCTGTTTGATTGCCAAAGAAATGCACAAGCGCGGATACGTACTCATTGTCGTCTGGACCAAAGGCTTCTCCGCGGATATGAAGACGCACATTCCCATGAGTGCCGGGCCGATGGAGTACTACGCCGAAATTGACGAACAAGACAATCTCGACGACACCGCCGCGCTCGTCCGCAAAACGGCCAACGAACAGGGAATCGCGGCATGCCTCGCTGGAGGCGAAGCCGGAGTAGACCTCGCCGACGCACTTTCCGAACATCTCAACCTACTCACCAACGGAACCACTATTCCCAATCGACGTGACAAAAAGATTCAACAAGAACTCATTCGACAAGTAGGTCTGCGCTCCGTTCGACAAGCCGGGGGTGACCAGTTCTCGGACGTCGAGGACTTTCTCCGGACGGAACCGTATCCCCTCGTCCTCAAGCCCATCGAATCCGCCGGATCGGACGGAGTCAAGCTCTGCGAGAACTTTCCGCAAGCCAAGGATCACTTTGAGTTATTGATGAAGTCACAAATGGTCAACGGAGGGTCCTGTCCCGCCGTACTCTGCCAAGAATTTCTCCGCGGCAAAGAATACGTCGTAGATCATGTTTCTCGCAACGGCGTCCACAAAACTGTCATGGTATGGGTCTACGACAAGCGTCCCGCCAACGGATCCGCCTTTGTTTACTTTGGCTGTGTCCCGGTCGACTCCAATTCCCCGGAAGCGCTTATCGTCATTCCCTATATTCGCGGCGTCCTCGACGCCATGGGGGTACAGAACGGACCATCGCACGGGGAAGTCATGATGACCGAAGACGGTCCTTGCTTGATCGAAATGAATTGTCGCGCCCACGGTGGAGATGGTAACTGGAGACCCCTCTGCCGGGCCCTCACTGGAGGCTACTCCCAAGTCGAAGCAACCGCCGACGCCTATCTAGACGCTTTCCAATTCAATCGACTCCCCGATAAACCTCCCAGTCCCTTCAAAGCGTCCGGACAAGAAATTATTCTCGTCAGTTATTCCCAAGGGACGGTCCAGAGTTGTCCAGGATACGACGTGATCAAAAGTTTACCCTCGTTCGTCTGTTTGGAAACGGGCGTTAAACCGGGATCCGAGATAGACTACACCGTCGACCTCTTCACCGGCATCGGGAGTGTCATTCTCATGCACAAGGACCCGGCTGTGTTGGACCGCGACATTGACTTTGTCCGGTATATGGAGACCATCAACGGCCTTTTTGTGTACGAAACCAAGTTGGAAAATCTCAAACGCCCCCGTGGCGAGGCCGTTACCGAAAAGGGCCACCGTCGCGTTTTTTCTGCGGAAGGCCCTGGTCTCATTCGCCACATGTCCAACGATCGTCCCGAATTGCGCAATCCGCTGGTGAAACGTATGACCACGGTCGATGCCTCGCGGGAAGTGGTCGTTATAATCGACCCTTACTCGACTGGATGCTGCATAGCGGAAGAGATTATCAAACGGGGCTTCAACGTGATTGCACTCTGGACCGAGGGATTTTctgaagaaatgaaaaagcaTGTACCCCTCAGTGTGGGAAATGTGACATACTTCAAAGAAGTGAATCAGGCCGAGAcgttggaaaagacggaAGCGGTAGTTCGCAAAGCGGCGGAACTGTTCCGTATTGTTGCCTGTATCGCCGGCGGGGAAGCCGGAGTCGACCTTGCCGACGCTCTTTCCGAACAGCTCAAGGTTCGGACCAATGGTACCGGCATTCCCAACAAGCGCGACAAGAAACTCCAACAAGAGCTTGTCAAAAAGGTGGGACTGCGGTCAGTACGCCAAGCGGGAAGCGATAAATTTGCCGATGTCGAGCCTTTCTTGCGCCGAGAACCGTACCCGGTGGTCCTGAAGCCAGTTGAATCGGCCGGGTCAGATGGTGTCAAACTGTGCCACAATTACGACGAAGCAAAGCAGCATTTCGGGGTACTCATGAAATCGCAAATGGTCAATGGGGGGGATTGTCCAGCGGTACTCTGTCAAGAATTTTTGCGCGGGAAGGAGTACGTCGTCGACCACGTGTCTCGCGACGGTAAGCACAAAACCGTCATGGTTTGGGTGTATGACAAGCGCCCGGCAAACGGATCAGCCTTTGTCTACTTTGGTTGCGTCCCAGTAGATTCCGATTCACCCGAAGCTCGTCTATTGATTCCGTACGTACGCCGAGTACTAGACGCCTTGCAAATCAAGAACGGTCCATCGCACGGCGAAGTCATGATGACGAACAACGGTCCCTGTTTGGTAGAAATGAATTGTCGCGCACACGGTGGTGACGGGAACTGGCGTCCCCTCTGCCGCGCACTCAATGGTGGCTACTCCCAGGTCGAATCCACGGTCGATTCGTACTTGGACAGTCGTCAATTCATGATTACCCCCGAAAAACCACCTAGTCCCTTTAAAGCTCACGGCCAGGAAGCAATTTTGGTTTCATTTTCACGCGGTGTAGTCAAGGCCACTCCCG gttttgaggaaattcaaaAGCTCGAGTCATTCGTCTATTTGGAGACGGGTGTTCGCGTCGGCACCTTTGTTGACTACACGGTCGACCTCTTTACCGGAATAGGTAGTGTCATCGTCATGCACCAGGACGAAGACGTATTGGAACGCGACGTTCGTCGCATTCGGCAGTTGGAATCGGAAAATTTGCTGTTTGAATACGAAACTGGCAAGGTAGTCTTTTCCTCGCCGAGCAACATTCACGACACTGGAAGCGTGACGGTGGCCTCCGCGAACCGTCCCGACTTGTATTAG